A genome region from Vulpes lagopus strain Blue_001 chromosome 7, ASM1834538v1, whole genome shotgun sequence includes the following:
- the BRD8 gene encoding bromodomain-containing protein 8 isoform X4: protein MATGTGKHKLLSTGPTEPWSIREKLCLASSVMRSGDQNWVSVSRAIKPFAEPGRPPDWFSQKHCASQYSELLETTETPKRKRGEKGEVVETVEDVIVRKLTAERVEELKKVIKETQEKYRRLKRDAELIQAGHMDSRLDELCNDIVMKKKLEEEEAEVKRKATDAAYQARQAVKTPPRRLPTVMVRSPIDSASPGGDYPLGDLTATTMEEATSGVNESEMAVASGHLNSTGVLLEVGGVLPMIHGGEMQQTPNTVAASPAASGAPTLSRLLEAGPTQFTTPLASFTTVASEPPVKLVPPPVESVSQATIVMMPALPTPSSAPAVSTPESVAPVSQPDTCVPMEAVGDPHTVTVSMDSSEISMIINSIKEECFRSGVAEAPGGSKAPSIDGKEDLDLAEKMDIAVSYTGEELDFETVGDIIAIIEDKVDDHPEVLDVAAVEAALSFCEENDDPQSLPGPWEHPIQQERDKPVSLPAPEMTVKQERLDFEETENKGIHELVDIREPSVEIKMEPAEPEQGISGPEIVAGVVPAPSMEPPELRSQELDEEPRSIATGEIAEADVSSGKGDETPLTTVKTEASPESMLSPSHGSNPIEDPLEAETQHKFEMSDSLKEESGTIFGSQIKDAPGEDEEEDGVSEAASLEEAKEEDQGEGYLSEMDNEPPVSESDDGFSIHNATLQSHTLADSIPSSPASSQFSVCSEDQEAIQAQKIWKKAIMLVWRAAANHRYANVFLQPVTDDIAPGYHSIVQRPMDLSTIKKNIENGLIRSTAEFQRDIMLMFQNAVMYNSSDHDVYHMAVEMQRDVLEQIQQFLATQLIMQTSESGISAKSLRGRDSTRKQDSSEKDSVPMGSPAFLLSLFDGGTRGRRCAIEADMKMKK, encoded by the exons ATGGCGACAGGAACGGGTA aacACAAGCTGTTGAGTACTGGCCCTACAGAGCCATGGTCCATCCGAGAGAAGCTCTGTTTAGCCTCTTCGGTCATGAGGAGTGGAGATCAAAATTG GGTATCAGTTAGCAGAGCAATCAAGCCCTTTGCAGAACCTGGCCGTCCTCCAGACTGGTTCTCTCAAAAA CATTGTGCTTCCCAGTACTCAGAGCTTCTAGAGACCACTGAGACCCCAAA aAGGAAACGGGGCGAAAAGGGAGAAGTGGTCGAAACTGTTGAAGATGTCATTGTTCGGAAATTGACTGCTGAAAGAGTTGAGGAACTAAAGAAAGTGATAAAGGAAACCCAAGAAAAATATAG gCGACTGAAAAGAGATGCAGAACTAATTCAAGCTGGGCACATGGACAGCAGACTGGATGAGCTTTGCAATGACATTGTGAT GAAAAAGAagttggaggaagaggaggctgaaGTAAAGAGGAAGGCTACGGATGCTGCATATCAGG CTCGTCAAGCAGTAAAAACACCCCCTCGGAGATTACCCACTGTGATGGTCCGCTCTCCTATAGATTCTGCCTCCCCAGGAGGTGATTATCCACTCGGAGACTTGACTGCAACCACTATGGAAGAGGCCACCTCTGGA GTCAATGAGAGTGAAATGGCTGTGGCTTCGGGCCACTTGAACAGTACAGGTGTCCTCCTGGAGGTAGGCGGGGTTCTTCCCATGATACATGGTGGGGAAATGCAGCAGACACCCAACACTGTTGCGGCCTCCCCTGCTGCCTCAG GTGCTCCCACTCTTTCCCGGCTTTTAGAAGCTGGTCCTACACAGTTCACCACTCCTCTTGCTTCCTTCACTACTGTTGCCAGTGAACCTCCAGTTAAACTTGTGCCACCCCCTGTAGAGTCTGTGTCCCAGGCTACCATTGTCATGATGCCTGCGCTGCCAACACCATCCTCTGCTCCGGCTGTCTCCACTCCTGAGAGTGTAGCTCCAG TGAGTCAGCCTGACACTTGTGTCCCCATGGAGGCTGTGGGGGATCCACATACTGTGACTGTTTCCATGGATAGCAGCGAAATCTCCATGATCATCAATTCTATCAAAGAAGAGTGTTTCCGCTCAGGGGTAGCAGAGGCCCCTGGGGGGTCAAAGGCTCCCAGCATAGATGGGAAGGAAGATTTAGATCTGGCTGAGAAGATGGATATTGCTGTGTCTTACACAGGTGAAGAGCTTGACTTTGAGACTGTTGGAGACATCATTGCCATCATTGAGGACAAG GTAGATGATCATCCTGAAGTGCTGGATGTGGCAGCAGTAGAAGCGGCACTGTCATTCTGTGAAGAGAATGATGATCCCCAGTCCCTGCCTGGCCCCTGGGAGCACCCGATCCAGCAGGAGCGGGATAAGCCAGTATCTCTTCCTGCACCAGAGATGACAGTCAAGCAAGAAAGGCTGGACtttgaggaaacagaaaacaaaggaatCCATGAACTGGTAGACATCAGGGAGCCTAGTGTTGAGATTAAAATGGAACCTGCGGAACCAGAACAAGGCATCTCAGGTCCTGAAATAGTAGCTGGAGTTGTTCCAGCCCCAAGTATGGAGCCACCAGAACTCAGGAGTCAAGAGTTAGATGAGGAACCCAGAAGTATTGCCACTGGAGAGATTGCTGAAGCAGATGTTTCCAGTGGGAAAGGCGATGAGACTCCACTTACAACTGTGAAGACAGAG GCATCCCCTGAAAGCATGTTGTCTCCATCACATGGCTCCAATCCCATTGAAGATCCTTTAGAGGCAGAGACTCAGCACAAGTTTGAAATGTCAG ACTCATTGAAAGAAGAATCAGGGACTATTTTTGGAAGCCAGATAAAG GATGCCCCaggtgaggatgaggaggaagatgGAGTCAGCGAAGCTGCCAGCCTAGAAGAGGCTAAGGAAGAAGATCAAGGAGAAGGCTATCTGTCAGAAATGGATAATGAGCCACCTGTGAGCGAGAGCGATGATGGCTTTAGCATTCACAATGCTACACTGCAGTCCCATACACTGGCAGACTCCATCCCCAGCAGCCCTGCTTCTTCACAGTT CTCTGTCTGTAGTGAAGATCAGGAAGCCATTCAGGCacagaaaatctggaagaaagcTATCATGCTTGTATGGAGAGCTGCAGCTAATCATAG ATATGCCAATGTCTTCCTACAGCCTGTTACAGATGATATAGCACCTGGCTACCATAGCATTGTACAGAG gccTATGGATTTGTCAACTATtaagaaaaacattgaaaatggACTGATCCGCAGCACAGCTGAATTTCAGCGGGATATTATGCTGATGTTCCAGAATGCTGTAATGTATAATAGCTCGGACCATGATGTCTATCATATGGCAGTAGAAATGCAGCGAGATGTCTTAGAGCAAATCCAG CAATTCCTTGCCACACAGTTGATTATGCAGACATCTGAATCTGGGATCAGTGCTAAAAGTCTTCGTGGGAGAGATTCTACCCGCAAACAGGATTCTTCAGAGAAG
- the BRD8 gene encoding bromodomain-containing protein 8 isoform X1, whose amino-acid sequence MATGTGKHKLLSTGPTEPWSIREKLCLASSVMRSGDQNWVSVSRAIKPFAEPGRPPDWFSQKHCASQYSELLETTETPKRKRGEKGEVVETVEDVIVRKLTAERVEELKKVIKETQEKYRRLKRDAELIQAGHMDSRLDELCNDIVMKKKLEEEEAEVKRKATDAAYQARQAVKTPPRRLPTVMVRSPIDSASPGGDYPLGDLTATTMEEATSGVTPGTLPSTPVTSFPGIPDTLPPGSAPLEAPMTPVTDDSPQKKMLGQKATPPPSPLLSELLKKGSLLPTSPRLVNESEMAVASGHLNSTGVLLEVGGVLPMIHGGEMQQTPNTVAASPAASGAPTLSRLLEAGPTQFTTPLASFTTVASEPPVKLVPPPVESVSQATIVMMPALPTPSSAPAVSTPESVAPVSQPDTCVPMEAVGDPHTVTVSMDSSEISMIINSIKEECFRSGVAEAPGGSKAPSIDGKEDLDLAEKMDIAVSYTGEELDFETVGDIIAIIEDKVDDHPEVLDVAAVEAALSFCEENDDPQSLPGPWEHPIQQERDKPVSLPAPEMTVKQERLDFEETENKGIHELVDIREPSVEIKMEPAEPEQGISGPEIVAGVVPAPSMEPPELRSQELDEEPRSIATGEIAEADVSSGKGDETPLTTVKTEASPESMLSPSHGSNPIEDPLEAETQHKFEMSDSLKEESGTIFGSQIKDAPGEDEEEDGVSEAASLEEAKEEDQGEGYLSEMDNEPPVSESDDGFSIHNATLQSHTLADSIPSSPASSQFSVCSEDQEAIQAQKIWKKAIMLVWRAAANHRYANVFLQPVTDDIAPGYHSIVQRPMDLSTIKKNIENGLIRSTAEFQRDIMLMFQNAVMYNSSDHDVYHMAVEMQRDVLEQIQQFLATQLIMQTSESGISAKSLRGRDSTRKQDSSEKDSVPMGSPAFLLSLFDGGTRGRRCAIEADMKMKK is encoded by the exons ATGGCGACAGGAACGGGTA aacACAAGCTGTTGAGTACTGGCCCTACAGAGCCATGGTCCATCCGAGAGAAGCTCTGTTTAGCCTCTTCGGTCATGAGGAGTGGAGATCAAAATTG GGTATCAGTTAGCAGAGCAATCAAGCCCTTTGCAGAACCTGGCCGTCCTCCAGACTGGTTCTCTCAAAAA CATTGTGCTTCCCAGTACTCAGAGCTTCTAGAGACCACTGAGACCCCAAA aAGGAAACGGGGCGAAAAGGGAGAAGTGGTCGAAACTGTTGAAGATGTCATTGTTCGGAAATTGACTGCTGAAAGAGTTGAGGAACTAAAGAAAGTGATAAAGGAAACCCAAGAAAAATATAG gCGACTGAAAAGAGATGCAGAACTAATTCAAGCTGGGCACATGGACAGCAGACTGGATGAGCTTTGCAATGACATTGTGAT GAAAAAGAagttggaggaagaggaggctgaaGTAAAGAGGAAGGCTACGGATGCTGCATATCAGG CTCGTCAAGCAGTAAAAACACCCCCTCGGAGATTACCCACTGTGATGGTCCGCTCTCCTATAGATTCTGCCTCCCCAGGAGGTGATTATCCACTCGGAGACTTGACTGCAACCACTATGGAAGAGGCCACCTCTGGA GTAACCCCTGGGACTTTGCCGAGTACCCCAGTCACCTCGTTTCCTGGGATTCCTGACACCCTTCCTCCAGGCTCTGCACCCTTAGAAGCCCCCATGACCCCAGTAACAGATGATTCACCCCAGAAAAAGATGCTTGGACAGAAAGCaactccacccccctcccctctgctgtcAGAGCTCTTGAAGAAGGGCAGCCTCCTGCCTACTAGCCCCAGACTG GTCAATGAGAGTGAAATGGCTGTGGCTTCGGGCCACTTGAACAGTACAGGTGTCCTCCTGGAGGTAGGCGGGGTTCTTCCCATGATACATGGTGGGGAAATGCAGCAGACACCCAACACTGTTGCGGCCTCCCCTGCTGCCTCAG GTGCTCCCACTCTTTCCCGGCTTTTAGAAGCTGGTCCTACACAGTTCACCACTCCTCTTGCTTCCTTCACTACTGTTGCCAGTGAACCTCCAGTTAAACTTGTGCCACCCCCTGTAGAGTCTGTGTCCCAGGCTACCATTGTCATGATGCCTGCGCTGCCAACACCATCCTCTGCTCCGGCTGTCTCCACTCCTGAGAGTGTAGCTCCAG TGAGTCAGCCTGACACTTGTGTCCCCATGGAGGCTGTGGGGGATCCACATACTGTGACTGTTTCCATGGATAGCAGCGAAATCTCCATGATCATCAATTCTATCAAAGAAGAGTGTTTCCGCTCAGGGGTAGCAGAGGCCCCTGGGGGGTCAAAGGCTCCCAGCATAGATGGGAAGGAAGATTTAGATCTGGCTGAGAAGATGGATATTGCTGTGTCTTACACAGGTGAAGAGCTTGACTTTGAGACTGTTGGAGACATCATTGCCATCATTGAGGACAAG GTAGATGATCATCCTGAAGTGCTGGATGTGGCAGCAGTAGAAGCGGCACTGTCATTCTGTGAAGAGAATGATGATCCCCAGTCCCTGCCTGGCCCCTGGGAGCACCCGATCCAGCAGGAGCGGGATAAGCCAGTATCTCTTCCTGCACCAGAGATGACAGTCAAGCAAGAAAGGCTGGACtttgaggaaacagaaaacaaaggaatCCATGAACTGGTAGACATCAGGGAGCCTAGTGTTGAGATTAAAATGGAACCTGCGGAACCAGAACAAGGCATCTCAGGTCCTGAAATAGTAGCTGGAGTTGTTCCAGCCCCAAGTATGGAGCCACCAGAACTCAGGAGTCAAGAGTTAGATGAGGAACCCAGAAGTATTGCCACTGGAGAGATTGCTGAAGCAGATGTTTCCAGTGGGAAAGGCGATGAGACTCCACTTACAACTGTGAAGACAGAG GCATCCCCTGAAAGCATGTTGTCTCCATCACATGGCTCCAATCCCATTGAAGATCCTTTAGAGGCAGAGACTCAGCACAAGTTTGAAATGTCAG ACTCATTGAAAGAAGAATCAGGGACTATTTTTGGAAGCCAGATAAAG GATGCCCCaggtgaggatgaggaggaagatgGAGTCAGCGAAGCTGCCAGCCTAGAAGAGGCTAAGGAAGAAGATCAAGGAGAAGGCTATCTGTCAGAAATGGATAATGAGCCACCTGTGAGCGAGAGCGATGATGGCTTTAGCATTCACAATGCTACACTGCAGTCCCATACACTGGCAGACTCCATCCCCAGCAGCCCTGCTTCTTCACAGTT CTCTGTCTGTAGTGAAGATCAGGAAGCCATTCAGGCacagaaaatctggaagaaagcTATCATGCTTGTATGGAGAGCTGCAGCTAATCATAG ATATGCCAATGTCTTCCTACAGCCTGTTACAGATGATATAGCACCTGGCTACCATAGCATTGTACAGAG gccTATGGATTTGTCAACTATtaagaaaaacattgaaaatggACTGATCCGCAGCACAGCTGAATTTCAGCGGGATATTATGCTGATGTTCCAGAATGCTGTAATGTATAATAGCTCGGACCATGATGTCTATCATATGGCAGTAGAAATGCAGCGAGATGTCTTAGAGCAAATCCAG CAATTCCTTGCCACACAGTTGATTATGCAGACATCTGAATCTGGGATCAGTGCTAAAAGTCTTCGTGGGAGAGATTCTACCCGCAAACAGGATTCTTCAGAGAAG
- the BRD8 gene encoding bromodomain-containing protein 8 isoform X3: MATGTGKHKLLSTGPTEPWSIREKLCLASSVMRSGDQNWVSVSRAIKPFAEPGRPPDWFSQKHCASQYSELLETTETPKRKRGEKGEVVETVEDVIVRKLTAERVEELKKVIKETQEKYRRLKRDAELIQAGHMDSRLDELCNDIVMKKKLEEEEAEVKRKATDAAYQARQAVKTPPRRLPTVMVRSPIDSASPGGDYPLGDLTATTMEEATSGVTPGTLPSTPVTSFPGIPDTLPPGSAPLEAPMTPVTDDSPQKKMLGQKATPPPSPLLSELLKKGSLLPTSPRLVNESEMAVASGHLNSTGVLLEVGGVLPMIHGGEMQQTPNTVAASPAASVSQPDTCVPMEAVGDPHTVTVSMDSSEISMIINSIKEECFRSGVAEAPGGSKAPSIDGKEDLDLAEKMDIAVSYTGEELDFETVGDIIAIIEDKVDDHPEVLDVAAVEAALSFCEENDDPQSLPGPWEHPIQQERDKPVSLPAPEMTVKQERLDFEETENKGIHELVDIREPSVEIKMEPAEPEQGISGPEIVAGVVPAPSMEPPELRSQELDEEPRSIATGEIAEADVSSGKGDETPLTTVKTEASPESMLSPSHGSNPIEDPLEAETQHKFEMSDSLKEESGTIFGSQIKDAPGEDEEEDGVSEAASLEEAKEEDQGEGYLSEMDNEPPVSESDDGFSIHNATLQSHTLADSIPSSPASSQFSVCSEDQEAIQAQKIWKKAIMLVWRAAANHRYANVFLQPVTDDIAPGYHSIVQRPMDLSTIKKNIENGLIRSTAEFQRDIMLMFQNAVMYNSSDHDVYHMAVEMQRDVLEQIQQFLATQLIMQTSESGISAKSLRGRDSTRKQDSSEKDSVPMGSPAFLLSLFDGGTRGRRCAIEADMKMKK; this comes from the exons ATGGCGACAGGAACGGGTA aacACAAGCTGTTGAGTACTGGCCCTACAGAGCCATGGTCCATCCGAGAGAAGCTCTGTTTAGCCTCTTCGGTCATGAGGAGTGGAGATCAAAATTG GGTATCAGTTAGCAGAGCAATCAAGCCCTTTGCAGAACCTGGCCGTCCTCCAGACTGGTTCTCTCAAAAA CATTGTGCTTCCCAGTACTCAGAGCTTCTAGAGACCACTGAGACCCCAAA aAGGAAACGGGGCGAAAAGGGAGAAGTGGTCGAAACTGTTGAAGATGTCATTGTTCGGAAATTGACTGCTGAAAGAGTTGAGGAACTAAAGAAAGTGATAAAGGAAACCCAAGAAAAATATAG gCGACTGAAAAGAGATGCAGAACTAATTCAAGCTGGGCACATGGACAGCAGACTGGATGAGCTTTGCAATGACATTGTGAT GAAAAAGAagttggaggaagaggaggctgaaGTAAAGAGGAAGGCTACGGATGCTGCATATCAGG CTCGTCAAGCAGTAAAAACACCCCCTCGGAGATTACCCACTGTGATGGTCCGCTCTCCTATAGATTCTGCCTCCCCAGGAGGTGATTATCCACTCGGAGACTTGACTGCAACCACTATGGAAGAGGCCACCTCTGGA GTAACCCCTGGGACTTTGCCGAGTACCCCAGTCACCTCGTTTCCTGGGATTCCTGACACCCTTCCTCCAGGCTCTGCACCCTTAGAAGCCCCCATGACCCCAGTAACAGATGATTCACCCCAGAAAAAGATGCTTGGACAGAAAGCaactccacccccctcccctctgctgtcAGAGCTCTTGAAGAAGGGCAGCCTCCTGCCTACTAGCCCCAGACTG GTCAATGAGAGTGAAATGGCTGTGGCTTCGGGCCACTTGAACAGTACAGGTGTCCTCCTGGAGGTAGGCGGGGTTCTTCCCATGATACATGGTGGGGAAATGCAGCAGACACCCAACACTGTTGCGGCCTCCCCTGCTGCCTCAG TGAGTCAGCCTGACACTTGTGTCCCCATGGAGGCTGTGGGGGATCCACATACTGTGACTGTTTCCATGGATAGCAGCGAAATCTCCATGATCATCAATTCTATCAAAGAAGAGTGTTTCCGCTCAGGGGTAGCAGAGGCCCCTGGGGGGTCAAAGGCTCCCAGCATAGATGGGAAGGAAGATTTAGATCTGGCTGAGAAGATGGATATTGCTGTGTCTTACACAGGTGAAGAGCTTGACTTTGAGACTGTTGGAGACATCATTGCCATCATTGAGGACAAG GTAGATGATCATCCTGAAGTGCTGGATGTGGCAGCAGTAGAAGCGGCACTGTCATTCTGTGAAGAGAATGATGATCCCCAGTCCCTGCCTGGCCCCTGGGAGCACCCGATCCAGCAGGAGCGGGATAAGCCAGTATCTCTTCCTGCACCAGAGATGACAGTCAAGCAAGAAAGGCTGGACtttgaggaaacagaaaacaaaggaatCCATGAACTGGTAGACATCAGGGAGCCTAGTGTTGAGATTAAAATGGAACCTGCGGAACCAGAACAAGGCATCTCAGGTCCTGAAATAGTAGCTGGAGTTGTTCCAGCCCCAAGTATGGAGCCACCAGAACTCAGGAGTCAAGAGTTAGATGAGGAACCCAGAAGTATTGCCACTGGAGAGATTGCTGAAGCAGATGTTTCCAGTGGGAAAGGCGATGAGACTCCACTTACAACTGTGAAGACAGAG GCATCCCCTGAAAGCATGTTGTCTCCATCACATGGCTCCAATCCCATTGAAGATCCTTTAGAGGCAGAGACTCAGCACAAGTTTGAAATGTCAG ACTCATTGAAAGAAGAATCAGGGACTATTTTTGGAAGCCAGATAAAG GATGCCCCaggtgaggatgaggaggaagatgGAGTCAGCGAAGCTGCCAGCCTAGAAGAGGCTAAGGAAGAAGATCAAGGAGAAGGCTATCTGTCAGAAATGGATAATGAGCCACCTGTGAGCGAGAGCGATGATGGCTTTAGCATTCACAATGCTACACTGCAGTCCCATACACTGGCAGACTCCATCCCCAGCAGCCCTGCTTCTTCACAGTT CTCTGTCTGTAGTGAAGATCAGGAAGCCATTCAGGCacagaaaatctggaagaaagcTATCATGCTTGTATGGAGAGCTGCAGCTAATCATAG ATATGCCAATGTCTTCCTACAGCCTGTTACAGATGATATAGCACCTGGCTACCATAGCATTGTACAGAG gccTATGGATTTGTCAACTATtaagaaaaacattgaaaatggACTGATCCGCAGCACAGCTGAATTTCAGCGGGATATTATGCTGATGTTCCAGAATGCTGTAATGTATAATAGCTCGGACCATGATGTCTATCATATGGCAGTAGAAATGCAGCGAGATGTCTTAGAGCAAATCCAG CAATTCCTTGCCACACAGTTGATTATGCAGACATCTGAATCTGGGATCAGTGCTAAAAGTCTTCGTGGGAGAGATTCTACCCGCAAACAGGATTCTTCAGAGAAG
- the BRD8 gene encoding bromodomain-containing protein 8 isoform X2 — protein MRSGDQNWVSVSRAIKPFAEPGRPPDWFSQKHCASQYSELLETTETPKRKRGEKGEVVETVEDVIVRKLTAERVEELKKVIKETQEKYRRLKRDAELIQAGHMDSRLDELCNDIVMKKKLEEEEAEVKRKATDAAYQARQAVKTPPRRLPTVMVRSPIDSASPGGDYPLGDLTATTMEEATSGVTPGTLPSTPVTSFPGIPDTLPPGSAPLEAPMTPVTDDSPQKKMLGQKATPPPSPLLSELLKKGSLLPTSPRLVNESEMAVASGHLNSTGVLLEVGGVLPMIHGGEMQQTPNTVAASPAASGAPTLSRLLEAGPTQFTTPLASFTTVASEPPVKLVPPPVESVSQATIVMMPALPTPSSAPAVSTPESVAPVSQPDTCVPMEAVGDPHTVTVSMDSSEISMIINSIKEECFRSGVAEAPGGSKAPSIDGKEDLDLAEKMDIAVSYTGEELDFETVGDIIAIIEDKVDDHPEVLDVAAVEAALSFCEENDDPQSLPGPWEHPIQQERDKPVSLPAPEMTVKQERLDFEETENKGIHELVDIREPSVEIKMEPAEPEQGISGPEIVAGVVPAPSMEPPELRSQELDEEPRSIATGEIAEADVSSGKGDETPLTTVKTEASPESMLSPSHGSNPIEDPLEAETQHKFEMSDSLKEESGTIFGSQIKDAPGEDEEEDGVSEAASLEEAKEEDQGEGYLSEMDNEPPVSESDDGFSIHNATLQSHTLADSIPSSPASSQFSVCSEDQEAIQAQKIWKKAIMLVWRAAANHRYANVFLQPVTDDIAPGYHSIVQRPMDLSTIKKNIENGLIRSTAEFQRDIMLMFQNAVMYNSSDHDVYHMAVEMQRDVLEQIQQFLATQLIMQTSESGISAKSLRGRDSTRKQDSSEKDSVPMGSPAFLLSLFDGGTRGRRCAIEADMKMKK, from the exons ATGAGGAGTGGAGATCAAAATTG GGTATCAGTTAGCAGAGCAATCAAGCCCTTTGCAGAACCTGGCCGTCCTCCAGACTGGTTCTCTCAAAAA CATTGTGCTTCCCAGTACTCAGAGCTTCTAGAGACCACTGAGACCCCAAA aAGGAAACGGGGCGAAAAGGGAGAAGTGGTCGAAACTGTTGAAGATGTCATTGTTCGGAAATTGACTGCTGAAAGAGTTGAGGAACTAAAGAAAGTGATAAAGGAAACCCAAGAAAAATATAG gCGACTGAAAAGAGATGCAGAACTAATTCAAGCTGGGCACATGGACAGCAGACTGGATGAGCTTTGCAATGACATTGTGAT GAAAAAGAagttggaggaagaggaggctgaaGTAAAGAGGAAGGCTACGGATGCTGCATATCAGG CTCGTCAAGCAGTAAAAACACCCCCTCGGAGATTACCCACTGTGATGGTCCGCTCTCCTATAGATTCTGCCTCCCCAGGAGGTGATTATCCACTCGGAGACTTGACTGCAACCACTATGGAAGAGGCCACCTCTGGA GTAACCCCTGGGACTTTGCCGAGTACCCCAGTCACCTCGTTTCCTGGGATTCCTGACACCCTTCCTCCAGGCTCTGCACCCTTAGAAGCCCCCATGACCCCAGTAACAGATGATTCACCCCAGAAAAAGATGCTTGGACAGAAAGCaactccacccccctcccctctgctgtcAGAGCTCTTGAAGAAGGGCAGCCTCCTGCCTACTAGCCCCAGACTG GTCAATGAGAGTGAAATGGCTGTGGCTTCGGGCCACTTGAACAGTACAGGTGTCCTCCTGGAGGTAGGCGGGGTTCTTCCCATGATACATGGTGGGGAAATGCAGCAGACACCCAACACTGTTGCGGCCTCCCCTGCTGCCTCAG GTGCTCCCACTCTTTCCCGGCTTTTAGAAGCTGGTCCTACACAGTTCACCACTCCTCTTGCTTCCTTCACTACTGTTGCCAGTGAACCTCCAGTTAAACTTGTGCCACCCCCTGTAGAGTCTGTGTCCCAGGCTACCATTGTCATGATGCCTGCGCTGCCAACACCATCCTCTGCTCCGGCTGTCTCCACTCCTGAGAGTGTAGCTCCAG TGAGTCAGCCTGACACTTGTGTCCCCATGGAGGCTGTGGGGGATCCACATACTGTGACTGTTTCCATGGATAGCAGCGAAATCTCCATGATCATCAATTCTATCAAAGAAGAGTGTTTCCGCTCAGGGGTAGCAGAGGCCCCTGGGGGGTCAAAGGCTCCCAGCATAGATGGGAAGGAAGATTTAGATCTGGCTGAGAAGATGGATATTGCTGTGTCTTACACAGGTGAAGAGCTTGACTTTGAGACTGTTGGAGACATCATTGCCATCATTGAGGACAAG GTAGATGATCATCCTGAAGTGCTGGATGTGGCAGCAGTAGAAGCGGCACTGTCATTCTGTGAAGAGAATGATGATCCCCAGTCCCTGCCTGGCCCCTGGGAGCACCCGATCCAGCAGGAGCGGGATAAGCCAGTATCTCTTCCTGCACCAGAGATGACAGTCAAGCAAGAAAGGCTGGACtttgaggaaacagaaaacaaaggaatCCATGAACTGGTAGACATCAGGGAGCCTAGTGTTGAGATTAAAATGGAACCTGCGGAACCAGAACAAGGCATCTCAGGTCCTGAAATAGTAGCTGGAGTTGTTCCAGCCCCAAGTATGGAGCCACCAGAACTCAGGAGTCAAGAGTTAGATGAGGAACCCAGAAGTATTGCCACTGGAGAGATTGCTGAAGCAGATGTTTCCAGTGGGAAAGGCGATGAGACTCCACTTACAACTGTGAAGACAGAG GCATCCCCTGAAAGCATGTTGTCTCCATCACATGGCTCCAATCCCATTGAAGATCCTTTAGAGGCAGAGACTCAGCACAAGTTTGAAATGTCAG ACTCATTGAAAGAAGAATCAGGGACTATTTTTGGAAGCCAGATAAAG GATGCCCCaggtgaggatgaggaggaagatgGAGTCAGCGAAGCTGCCAGCCTAGAAGAGGCTAAGGAAGAAGATCAAGGAGAAGGCTATCTGTCAGAAATGGATAATGAGCCACCTGTGAGCGAGAGCGATGATGGCTTTAGCATTCACAATGCTACACTGCAGTCCCATACACTGGCAGACTCCATCCCCAGCAGCCCTGCTTCTTCACAGTT CTCTGTCTGTAGTGAAGATCAGGAAGCCATTCAGGCacagaaaatctggaagaaagcTATCATGCTTGTATGGAGAGCTGCAGCTAATCATAG ATATGCCAATGTCTTCCTACAGCCTGTTACAGATGATATAGCACCTGGCTACCATAGCATTGTACAGAG gccTATGGATTTGTCAACTATtaagaaaaacattgaaaatggACTGATCCGCAGCACAGCTGAATTTCAGCGGGATATTATGCTGATGTTCCAGAATGCTGTAATGTATAATAGCTCGGACCATGATGTCTATCATATGGCAGTAGAAATGCAGCGAGATGTCTTAGAGCAAATCCAG CAATTCCTTGCCACACAGTTGATTATGCAGACATCTGAATCTGGGATCAGTGCTAAAAGTCTTCGTGGGAGAGATTCTACCCGCAAACAGGATTCTTCAGAGAAG